One window of the Eschrichtius robustus isolate mEscRob2 chromosome X, mEscRob2.pri, whole genome shotgun sequence genome contains the following:
- the LOC137756376 gene encoding histone H2B-like yields the protein MLEPSSETSEESPGTKETSEESPGTKEAEPKNPEQKTPKRRCSRRRRCSRCRRRCSRRRLSDGFDSFATYFGRVLQRVQEGLSLSQEAVNVMDSFVKDIFERIAGEAARLVRSSKRSTLTSRDMQTSVRLLLPGKRGKHAISSATKAVIRYITGK from the coding sequence ATGCTTGAGCCTTCGTCTGAGACGTCTGAAGAAAGCCCGGGCACCAAGGAGACGTCTGAAGAAAGCCCGGGCACCAAGGAAGCCGAGCCGAAGAACCCGGAGCAGAAGACACCGAagcgccgctgcagccgccgtcgccgctgcagccgctgccgccgccgctgcagccgccgccgcctctcTGACGGCTTCGACAGCTTTGCCACCTATTTCGGAAGGGTGCTGCAGCGGGTCCAGGAGGGCCTGAGCCTCTCGCAGGAGGCCGTGAACGTCATGGATTCGTTCGTGAAGGACATCTTTGAGCGAATCGCCGGCGAGGCGGCGCGCCTGGTCCGCTCCAGCAAGCGCTCCACCCTCACCTCCAGAGACATGCAGACCTCCGTGCGCCTGCTGCTgcctgggaagaggggcaagcacgcCATATCCAGCGCCACCAAGGCAGTCATTCGGTACATCACCGGCAAATGA